A genomic window from Cupriavidus metallidurans CH34 includes:
- a CDS encoding Flp family type IVb pilin — protein MSNHFVSLKAFLRDDDGVTAIEYGLIAALIAVVIIASVQLVGTNLSSIFNTIASELS, from the coding sequence ATGTCTAACCACTTCGTCAGCCTGAAGGCATTTCTCCGCGACGACGACGGCGTCACCGCCATCGAGTACGGCCTGATCGCCGCCTTGATCGCGGTCGTGATCATCGCCTCGGTGCAGCTCGTCGGTACGAACCTGAGCAGCATCTTCAACACGATCGCCTCGGAA
- a CDS encoding Flp family type IVb pilin, which translates to MQRLTQNLKRFVRDEDGVTAIEYGLIAALIAVVIIASVQLVGQNLSKVFSLIAGELG; encoded by the coding sequence ATGCAACGTCTGACCCAAAACCTGAAGCGTTTCGTCCGTGATGAAGACGGCGTCACCGCCATCGAATACGGCCTGATCGCCGCGCTCATCGCCGTCGTGATCATCGCCTCGGTGCAACTCGTCGGCCAGAACCTGAGCAAGGTCTTCAGCCTCATTGCCGGCGAACTCGGCTAA